One segment of Candidatus Limnocylindrales bacterium DNA contains the following:
- a CDS encoding TetR/AcrR family transcriptional regulator — MTDNISFVRYSESHKEKTRLLVLGEAAAAIRAKGVERVSVAEVMAAAGLTHGGFYAHFESKDDLVAQAITHMFDVMHGRFLSLTEGREPAAAIANYVDSYLGASHRLDPADGCPVATLSGDLPNMPERARERFTDGTERWAAALAKLAKKLGVKDADAVAWSAIAEMAGAIALSRTVSDARAAAILRNSRANVKARFGLAAR; from the coding sequence ATGACGGATAACATCTCATTCGTGCGTTATAGCGAGAGCCATAAGGAAAAGACGCGACTTCTCGTGCTCGGAGAAGCGGCCGCTGCGATCCGGGCGAAGGGGGTAGAGCGGGTCAGCGTGGCGGAGGTGATGGCCGCCGCCGGTCTCACGCACGGCGGTTTCTACGCGCACTTCGAATCGAAAGACGACCTGGTCGCGCAGGCGATCACGCACATGTTCGACGTCATGCACGGCCGCTTCCTGAGCCTGACGGAGGGGCGCGAGCCCGCGGCGGCGATCGCGAACTACGTGGATTCCTATCTCGGGGCGTCGCACCGCCTCGACCCCGCGGACGGCTGCCCCGTTGCAACACTTTCGGGCGACTTGCCGAACATGCCCGAACGTGCGCGCGAGCGCTTTACCGACGGAACCGAGCGTTGGGCCGCAGCGCTTGCGAAGCTCGCGAAGAAACTCGGTGTAAAAGATGCGGACGCGGTCGCCTGGTCGGCGATCGCCGAGATGGCCGGCGCGATTGCACTGTCGCGCACCGTCTCCGACGCGCGTGCGGCGGCGATTCTCCGCAACTCACGTGCAAACGTGAAAGCGCGATTTGGTCTCGCCGCACGCTGA
- a CDS encoding methyltransferase domain-containing protein gives MAEKNSDQVADWNGQSGERWVAYQARLDAMLAVFGQAAIEAAAPATGERVLDVGCGAGASSLALAARVGAGGHVLGVDISEPLIGRARALTPQNTPAQFRVADAGSAALPEGAFDILFSRFGVMFFDDPTAAFAHMRRALQPGGRVAFVCWRGAAENDWVRLPMGAIKRIVAPAAPPDSEAPGPFSFGDRGRVARILTAAGFSDIAIAPFDASIPFGKGATRDAAIDDAVEIAFKVGPLSRALADQPDDIRARASAAVRAAFAGRPGDRSVMIDGAAWIVTARNPAR, from the coding sequence ATGGCAGAGAAAAATTCCGATCAGGTCGCCGACTGGAACGGCCAAAGCGGGGAGCGCTGGGTCGCGTACCAGGCCCGTCTCGACGCCATGCTGGCGGTATTCGGCCAGGCCGCGATCGAAGCCGCGGCGCCGGCGACGGGCGAGCGCGTGCTGGATGTCGGCTGCGGCGCGGGCGCATCGAGTCTGGCTCTGGCCGCCCGCGTCGGCGCGGGGGGCCACGTGCTGGGCGTGGACATATCCGAACCGCTGATCGGCCGAGCGCGCGCGCTTACGCCACAGAATACGCCGGCGCAGTTCCGGGTGGCCGACGCCGGCAGCGCCGCGCTACCCGAGGGCGCGTTCGACATCCTGTTCTCGCGTTTCGGGGTGATGTTCTTCGACGATCCCACAGCGGCGTTCGCACATATGCGCCGCGCGCTGCAGCCGGGCGGGCGGGTCGCTTTCGTCTGCTGGCGCGGCGCGGCCGAGAACGATTGGGTGCGCCTGCCGATGGGCGCGATCAAGCGCATCGTCGCGCCGGCCGCGCCGCCCGATTCCGAAGCGCCCGGCCCATTCTCGTTCGGCGACCGGGGGCGCGTGGCGCGCATCCTGACGGCGGCCGGCTTCAGCGATATCGCTATCGCGCCCTTTGATGCTTCCATCCCGTTCGGCAAGGGCGCGACGCGGGACGCGGCGATCGACGACGCCGTGGAGATAGCGTTCAAGGTTGGACCGCTGTCGCGCGCGCTTGCTGATCAGCCCGACGACATCCGCGCCCGCGCCTCGGCCGCGGTTCGTGCCGCCTTCGCGGGCCGCCCCGGCGATCGGTCAGTGATGATCGACGGCGCGGCGTGGATCGTCACGGCGCGCAATCCGGCACGCTGA
- a CDS encoding cytochrome c: MFSAIAAASLLSVLLLAPPARAADTAAAPDAAKLWKANCQSCHGPDGKGKTKAGEKAKVKDLTSAEVKAELTEAKALESMKNGVKAKDSDKLVMKSYADKLSPAEMDALAKHALSFK, from the coding sequence TTGTTCTCGGCGATTGCGGCAGCTTCGCTGCTGTCGGTTCTGCTGCTCGCGCCGCCGGCGCGCGCAGCCGACACAGCTGCCGCTCCCGATGCTGCCAAGCTCTGGAAGGCGAATTGCCAGTCGTGTCACGGCCCCGACGGCAAGGGCAAGACCAAGGCGGGTGAGAAGGCAAAGGTGAAAGACCTGACCAGCGCCGAGGTCAAAGCCGAGCTGACCGAAGCCAAGGCCCTCGAATCGATGAAGAACGGCGTCAAGGCCAAGGACAGCGACAAGCTCGTGATGAAGTCCTATGCGGACAAGCTCTCTCCCGCCGAGATGGACGCGCTCGCCAAGCACGCTCTGTCGTTCAAGTAA
- a CDS encoding efflux RND transporter permease subunit, producing the protein MSSFNLSALAVRERSVTLFLLVAIAIAGVVAFFRLGRAEDPAFTIKQMTVVTAWPGATAKEMEALVAEKLEKRMQELRWYDRTETFSRPGLAFSTVILLDSTPPAEVAEEFYQARKKLGDEAHNLPQGVIGPIVNDEYSDVNFALYALKARGEPHRFLVRDAEVLRQRLLHVPGVKKVNIIGEQAEKIFVEFSHDRLATLGVSPREIFAALNGRNEITPAGSFEANGPQVFIRLDGPIADLDAIRSTPVAAQGRTLKLSDIATVTRGYEDPATLLIRNNGEPTLLLGVIMREGWNGLDLGKALETEAAAINAEMPLGMGLSKVTDQSVNIRSAVDEFMIKFFVALAVVILVGFLSMGWRAGMVVAAAVPLTLAAVFVVMAATGKDFDRITLGSLILALGLLVDDAIIAIEMMVVKMEEGHERTHAAAYAWSHTAAPMLAGTLVTAIGFTPNGFSKSSAGEYTSNMFWIVGIALIASWIVAVVFTPFLGVKLLPDVAKPKGGHGAIYATPLYNRFRRVLGIVIRRKWLAAGSVIGVFAVALLGMGVVKQQFFPNSDRPEVLIEVQMPYGTSIEQTSAASAKVESWLAEQPEAAIVTAYVGQGAPRFYIPMAPELPDPSFAKIVVLTKSEESRDALKRKLRQAVASGLAPEARVRATQLVFGPPSPFPVAFRVMGPEPDKLRDIAAQVRATMQAEPDMRTVNTDWGDRVPTLHFSLEQDRLQTIGLTTSDVAQQLQFLLSGIPITEVREDIRSVQVIGRSAGDARLDPSRITDFTLVGSAGQRIPLSQIGKVEIRMEDPVLRRRDRTPTVTVRGDIADGLQPPDVSAAVRKALQPVVASLPAGYRIEEGGATEESGKANRAIAPLFPIMIALTLITIIFQVRSISAMAMVFASAPLGLVGVVPTLLLFHQPFGFNALIGLIALAGILMRNTLILIGQIRTNEEDQLAPFDAVVEATIQRARPVILTALAAMLAFIPLTHSVFWGTLAYTLIGGTFAGTILTLVFLPALYAIWFRIDPTITETSPLVPFERSLSNGAERTSWPAMLPQ; encoded by the coding sequence ATGAGCAGCTTCAATCTCTCCGCTCTCGCCGTACGAGAGCGCTCGGTCACTCTTTTTCTGCTCGTCGCGATCGCCATCGCGGGCGTCGTGGCCTTTTTCAGGCTCGGGCGGGCGGAAGATCCTGCCTTCACGATCAAGCAGATGACCGTCGTCACGGCGTGGCCGGGAGCCACGGCAAAGGAGATGGAAGCGCTGGTCGCCGAGAAGCTGGAGAAGCGGATGCAGGAGCTCCGCTGGTACGACCGGACCGAAACATTCTCGCGGCCGGGACTGGCCTTCTCCACGGTGATCCTGCTCGACAGCACCCCACCGGCCGAAGTTGCGGAAGAATTCTATCAGGCACGCAAGAAGCTCGGAGACGAAGCCCACAACCTGCCGCAGGGCGTGATCGGTCCGATCGTGAACGACGAATATTCGGACGTGAACTTCGCGCTCTATGCGCTGAAGGCGCGCGGAGAGCCTCATCGGTTCCTCGTTCGCGATGCCGAGGTCTTACGCCAACGGCTTCTTCACGTACCGGGTGTCAAGAAGGTCAATATCATCGGCGAGCAGGCCGAAAAGATCTTCGTCGAATTCTCCCATGATCGCCTCGCCACCCTCGGCGTGTCGCCTCGGGAGATCTTTGCCGCACTGAACGGCCGCAACGAGATCACGCCGGCGGGTTCGTTCGAAGCCAACGGTCCGCAGGTCTTCATCCGGCTTGACGGACCAATCGCCGACCTCGATGCGATCCGGAGTACGCCCGTCGCCGCGCAGGGCCGTACGCTCAAGCTCTCCGACATCGCCACAGTGACACGCGGCTACGAAGATCCGGCGACTCTCCTGATCCGCAACAACGGCGAACCGACCTTGCTGCTCGGCGTGATCATGCGCGAAGGCTGGAACGGGCTCGACCTCGGCAAAGCGCTCGAGACCGAAGCGGCGGCGATCAATGCGGAGATGCCGCTCGGCATGGGCCTGTCGAAGGTCACCGACCAGTCCGTCAACATCCGCTCGGCCGTCGACGAGTTCATGATCAAGTTCTTCGTTGCGCTCGCCGTGGTGATTCTGGTGGGCTTTCTCAGCATGGGATGGCGCGCCGGGATGGTCGTCGCGGCGGCCGTACCTCTGACGCTAGCCGCGGTGTTCGTCGTGATGGCGGCGACCGGTAAGGACTTCGATCGCATTACGCTCGGGTCGCTCATCCTGGCGCTCGGGCTGCTGGTCGACGATGCGATCATTGCGATCGAGATGATGGTCGTGAAGATGGAGGAAGGCCACGAGCGCACGCACGCGGCAGCCTATGCCTGGAGCCATACCGCCGCGCCCATGCTTGCCGGGACCCTCGTGACCGCGATCGGCTTCACGCCGAACGGCTTCTCCAAATCGAGCGCCGGCGAATACACCAGCAACATGTTCTGGATCGTAGGAATCGCGCTGATCGCATCCTGGATCGTTGCGGTCGTGTTCACGCCTTTTCTCGGAGTGAAGCTGCTTCCGGACGTCGCGAAGCCAAAGGGCGGGCACGGCGCGATCTACGCCACGCCTCTGTACAACCGTTTTCGCCGGGTGCTTGGTATCGTCATTCGCCGCAAATGGCTCGCCGCAGGGAGCGTGATCGGCGTATTCGCCGTCGCGCTCCTCGGCATGGGAGTCGTCAAGCAGCAGTTCTTTCCGAATTCCGATCGGCCCGAGGTGCTCATCGAAGTGCAGATGCCGTATGGCACGTCGATCGAGCAGACCAGTGCCGCCAGCGCCAAGGTCGAGTCGTGGCTGGCCGAGCAGCCGGAAGCGGCGATCGTGACCGCCTATGTGGGACAGGGTGCGCCGCGATTCTACATCCCCATGGCTCCCGAGCTGCCCGATCCCTCGTTCGCGAAGATCGTCGTCTTGACGAAGAGCGAAGAATCGCGCGACGCGCTCAAGCGGAAGTTGCGTCAGGCGGTGGCCTCCGGCCTGGCGCCGGAAGCCCGCGTGCGCGCTACCCAGCTCGTGTTCGGTCCGCCCTCGCCGTTCCCCGTCGCCTTTCGCGTCATGGGGCCTGAGCCCGACAAGCTCCGCGACATTGCGGCGCAGGTCCGTGCCACGATGCAGGCCGAGCCGGATATGAGGACCGTCAACACCGATTGGGGCGATCGCGTGCCCACGCTTCATTTCTCGCTCGAGCAGGACAGGCTGCAAACGATCGGCCTCACGACGAGCGACGTTGCGCAGCAACTTCAGTTCCTGCTGAGCGGCATCCCGATCACCGAGGTCCGCGAAGACATCCGCTCGGTGCAGGTCATTGGCCGCTCTGCGGGCGACGCGCGGCTCGATCCGAGCCGCATCACCGATTTCACGTTGGTGGGAAGTGCAGGCCAGCGGATTCCACTGTCGCAGATCGGAAAGGTGGAGATCCGCATGGAAGATCCCGTGCTGCGTCGCCGCGATCGCACACCGACGGTGACGGTGCGTGGAGACATTGCCGACGGCTTGCAACCGCCGGACGTGTCCGCGGCCGTCCGAAAAGCGCTCCAGCCCGTCGTCGCGAGTCTGCCGGCGGGCTACCGAATCGAGGAGGGCGGCGCCACCGAGGAGTCCGGCAAGGCCAATCGTGCGATCGCTCCGCTGTTCCCCATCATGATCGCTCTCACGCTCATCACGATCATCTTCCAGGTCCGGTCGATCTCCGCGATGGCAATGGTGTTCGCGAGCGCACCGCTCGGCCTCGTCGGGGTCGTCCCGACCTTGCTGCTGTTCCATCAGCCGTTCGGGTTCAACGCGCTGATCGGTCTGATTGCGCTTGCGGGAATCCTCATGCGCAACACGCTGATCCTGATCGGCCAGATCCGCACCAACGAGGAAGACCAGCTGGCGCCCTTCGATGCCGTCGTCGAAGCCACCATCCAGCGCGCGCGGCCGGTCATCCTGACGGCGCTCGCCGCCATGCTGGCGTTCATTCCGCTGACGCACTCGGTCTTCTGGGGAACGCTCGCGTATACGCTGATCGGTGGAACATTTGCCGGGACGATTCTCACGCTGGTTTTCCTGCCGGCGCTGTACGCGATCTGGTTCAGGATCGACCCGACGATCACGGAGACGAGCCCACTCGTTCCGTTCGAACGGAGCCTGTCCAATGGTGCAGAGCGTACCTCATGGCCGGCGATGCTTCCGCAGTGA
- a CDS encoding TolC family protein: MRPAIVQTACALLWISCATTLASCAVGPDYHPVPLALGSFHNAAAIDARSAAAPAPPLDRWWIGFGDPALTSIVERTLEQNLDLAAALARVDQARAAARGAGAALLPTADAAVQVAPIRQSLESPTGAIASQSPAFDRSITLYDIGVGASWEIDLFGGLRRGAQAARAEAEAAEAAGVGTRITVAAEAADAYFLVRGFQARLTFAREQIATDEHLLALVRLRFAHGDASDLEVAQTEALLAQARGTVPLLVAGLEAELNRLDVLMADQPGTHAAELARAAAIPAIPDIPRGDEPIDVLRRRPDVIAAERLLAASSAQIGAALGEYYPKISIAGLLGFESVDINHLFRSATFQPQGVAGLRWRLFDFGKIHSEVAAARGAEAEALARFRNSILRAAEDVENAFMLLVQSESRRRELANEVVALQRARDTAETAYRGGVITLTDVLDADRLLLVAQDELAKTRADCARAAVASFRALGGGWCAPTDMPSATAKATHEIFIPETSPRQPADGGLHASAR, from the coding sequence ATGAGGCCTGCAATTGTTCAGACCGCATGCGCGTTGCTGTGGATCTCGTGCGCCACCACTCTTGCGAGTTGCGCAGTCGGTCCCGACTATCATCCCGTTCCCTTGGCCCTCGGCAGCTTTCACAACGCGGCTGCGATTGATGCGCGGAGCGCGGCGGCACCCGCCCCGCCGCTCGATCGCTGGTGGATCGGCTTCGGCGACCCGGCGCTGACGAGCATCGTCGAGCGCACGCTCGAACAGAATCTCGACCTCGCGGCTGCACTCGCACGCGTCGATCAGGCGCGGGCAGCAGCACGAGGAGCCGGCGCGGCACTTCTGCCGACTGCGGATGCGGCCGTCCAGGTCGCGCCCATTCGTCAGTCCCTCGAGAGTCCGACCGGTGCGATCGCCAGCCAATCGCCAGCCTTCGATCGCAGCATCACGCTCTACGACATCGGCGTGGGCGCGAGCTGGGAGATCGATCTTTTCGGCGGCCTCAGACGCGGTGCCCAGGCCGCCAGAGCGGAAGCGGAGGCCGCGGAGGCAGCGGGTGTCGGCACCCGGATCACCGTCGCAGCGGAAGCGGCGGACGCGTATTTCCTTGTTCGCGGCTTTCAGGCGCGACTCACGTTCGCTCGCGAACAGATCGCAACCGACGAGCACCTGCTCGCGCTCGTCCGGCTTCGGTTCGCGCACGGGGACGCCAGCGATCTCGAGGTGGCACAAACCGAAGCGCTTCTCGCGCAGGCGCGAGGCACGGTCCCGCTGCTCGTCGCCGGCCTCGAAGCCGAGCTCAACCGGCTGGACGTACTGATGGCCGATCAACCAGGCACTCACGCGGCAGAGCTGGCGCGCGCGGCTGCGATTCCGGCAATCCCGGACATTCCCCGCGGCGACGAGCCCATCGATGTTCTGCGCCGTCGCCCGGACGTGATCGCCGCCGAACGCCTGCTCGCGGCATCGAGCGCACAGATAGGCGCCGCGCTCGGAGAGTATTACCCAAAGATATCGATCGCCGGCCTGCTCGGATTCGAGAGTGTCGACATCAATCATCTGTTCCGATCGGCGACGTTTCAGCCGCAGGGCGTCGCTGGGCTGCGCTGGCGGCTCTTCGACTTCGGCAAGATCCACAGCGAGGTCGCCGCGGCGCGCGGCGCCGAAGCAGAAGCACTGGCTCGTTTTCGAAACTCGATTCTTCGGGCCGCCGAAGACGTCGAGAACGCATTCATGCTGCTCGTTCAATCGGAGAGCCGCAGGCGCGAGCTCGCGAATGAGGTAGTTGCGCTTCAGCGGGCGCGCGACACGGCCGAGACCGCGTATCGAGGCGGCGTCATCACCCTGACCGACGTGCTGGACGCGGACCGCCTCCTTCTCGTCGCCCAGGACGAGCTGGCAAAGACTCGCGCCGACTGCGCACGAGCCGCGGTCGCCTCGTTCCGTGCGCTCGGCGGCGGATGGTGTGCACCGACAGACATGCCGTCTGCCACGGCAAAGGCAACGCATGAAATCTTCATTCCCGAAACTTCGCCGCGACAACCAGCCGACGGAGGCCTCCATGCTTCAGCACGCTAA
- a CDS encoding cytochrome c3 family protein, with protein sequence MIAGLGLVAALWTGSCADHSRTVLAPPSIAGAEFAGSEACADCHEDITRKFGTAIHSVLVAHGENAKAVGCEGCHGPGSLHIESGGENGTIVSGRRSPEICYQCHVDKRGDFALPYAHPVSTGPLNLTTAKMACSDCHSLHEGDAVVGGGTSIEKQNDLCVSCHPAQRGPFVFEHEAMREGCVSCHDPHGSVNQKMLVARDATLCLRCHMQQQLPSATTTFLIGGRDHSSFLTQGTCFSAGCHEAVHGSNVSTSLRF encoded by the coding sequence GTGATAGCCGGGTTGGGACTTGTCGCAGCCTTGTGGACGGGCAGCTGTGCGGACCACAGCCGTACCGTGCTGGCGCCGCCGTCGATTGCGGGTGCCGAGTTCGCGGGTTCCGAGGCTTGTGCGGACTGTCACGAGGACATCACGCGCAAGTTCGGCACGGCGATCCACTCGGTACTCGTGGCGCATGGAGAGAACGCCAAGGCGGTGGGTTGCGAAGGCTGCCATGGGCCCGGCAGCCTCCACATCGAGTCGGGTGGCGAGAACGGCACGATTGTCAGTGGTCGCCGGTCGCCGGAGATCTGCTACCAGTGCCACGTCGACAAGCGCGGTGACTTCGCGCTCCCTTACGCCCATCCGGTCAGCACCGGCCCACTCAACCTGACCACGGCGAAGATGGCCTGTTCCGACTGCCATTCCCTCCATGAAGGAGATGCGGTGGTCGGAGGCGGGACATCGATCGAGAAGCAGAACGACCTTTGCGTATCCTGCCATCCCGCGCAGCGCGGTCCTTTTGTCTTCGAGCACGAAGCGATGCGTGAGGGGTGCGTGTCGTGCCACGATCCTCACGGGTCGGTGAACCAGAAGATGCTGGTCGCGCGAGACGCAACGCTGTGCCTGCGCTGTCACATGCAGCAGCAGTTGCCGTCGGCAACGACCACGTTCCTGATCGGCGGAAGAGATCATTCCAGTTTCCTGACCCAGGGCACCTGCTTCAGCGCGGGCTGTCACGAGGCCGTTCACGGCTCGAACGTGAGCACCTCGTTGCGCTTCTGA
- a CDS encoding glutathione S-transferase, which yields MTQTWTLYTMQNSPYSDKIRAFLKYKKLPVQEFLENAETRFSVLQARTGKTMVPVVITPSDEAMNDSTAIAAHVESIAADPPTRWKDPETDTVAMLLEDYADEWLVRIMLTSRWYHPADAAQNAAIIACGMTHGVPGLDFQRAAREFPPGIISTLPKMGATPENAEGWYAMLPRILGAFARALSRSLFLTGAAPHQADFAFYGQLNQIRRDPTGSGWISAAPEPVRDWLDRMEAVFTGNLTPASCALDDLDTLDELVEEMSSTYLRMQVANALAVDAGEKIVRMTLRDGFEFATAPAKYNAKLLAANLATLEKLYSRSLTLPSVVGTPILRELAPLAAAGSALLEKAPSLRAAL from the coding sequence ATGACCCAGACCTGGACCCTCTACACGATGCAGAACAGTCCGTACTCGGACAAGATTCGCGCGTTCCTCAAGTACAAGAAGCTGCCCGTGCAGGAGTTTCTCGAGAACGCGGAGACGCGTTTCTCCGTGCTGCAGGCGCGCACAGGAAAGACGATGGTGCCGGTCGTCATCACGCCTTCGGACGAGGCGATGAACGATTCGACGGCCATTGCCGCGCACGTCGAATCGATCGCCGCAGATCCGCCGACGCGCTGGAAGGATCCAGAAACCGATACGGTCGCGATGCTGCTCGAAGACTATGCCGACGAATGGCTGGTGCGCATCATGCTCACGTCGCGCTGGTATCATCCCGCCGATGCGGCGCAGAACGCGGCGATCATTGCATGCGGAATGACGCATGGAGTTCCGGGGCTCGACTTCCAGCGCGCGGCGCGCGAGTTCCCTCCCGGCATCATCTCGACGCTGCCGAAGATGGGCGCAACGCCGGAGAATGCGGAAGGCTGGTACGCGATGCTTCCGCGCATTCTCGGTGCGTTCGCTCGCGCGCTGTCGCGCTCGCTGTTTCTGACCGGAGCGGCGCCGCACCAGGCGGACTTCGCGTTTTACGGCCAGCTCAACCAGATCCGGCGCGATCCGACCGGCAGCGGATGGATCTCGGCAGCACCCGAGCCGGTACGCGATTGGCTCGACCGGATGGAAGCCGTTTTCACCGGAAATCTGACGCCGGCGTCGTGCGCGCTCGACGACCTCGACACGCTCGATGAGCTCGTCGAGGAAATGTCGTCGACGTACCTGCGGATGCAGGTGGCCAACGCACTGGCGGTCGATGCCGGGGAGAAGATCGTGCGGATGACGTTGCGCGACGGATTCGAGTTCGCAACGGCGCCGGCGAAATACAACGCGAAGCTACTGGCGGCGAACCTCGCGACGCTCGAGAAGCTTTACTCGCGAAGCCTTACGCTTCCGTCCGTCGTCGGAACTCCGATCCTGCGCGAGCTGGCACCGCTCGCAGCGGCAGGCTCGGCGCTTCTCGAGAAGGCGCCGTCACTGCGCGCGGCGCTCTAG
- a CDS encoding efflux RND transporter periplasmic adaptor subunit produces the protein MKSSFPKLRRDNQPTEASMLQHANRSFLAAASLLPFAVAACTQANSSEDPRTQDALVRVATVEAAVQTERSFTGIVAARVQSDLGFRVPGKILERLVDTGQTVTRGQPLMRIDPADLKLASRARDEAVAAATARAHQTAQDEARYHALVSAGAVSASTYDKAEAAAKSAKAELNAASAYADVARNETGYAVLLADADGVVVEAMAEPGQVVGAGQVVVRIAHAGQREAVIDLPETVRPAIGSIGRATLYGGERAGSAQLRQLSDAANAKTRTFEARYVLGASLAEAPLGSTVSVQIPSITSTATLRVPIGAIFDAGNGPGVWRIDGETPRVTWRAVEVSQLGAEAAAVVGELAAGDRIVALGVHLLHEGESVRLAGSRTAEP, from the coding sequence ATGAAATCTTCATTCCCGAAACTTCGCCGCGACAACCAGCCGACGGAGGCCTCCATGCTTCAGCACGCTAATCGCTCGTTCCTCGCAGCTGCGTCTCTGCTGCCGTTCGCCGTCGCCGCGTGCACGCAAGCAAACTCGTCCGAGGATCCGCGGACGCAGGACGCCCTGGTTCGGGTCGCGACCGTGGAGGCTGCCGTCCAGACGGAGCGTTCATTCACGGGAATCGTCGCGGCGCGGGTGCAAAGCGACCTCGGCTTTCGCGTGCCCGGAAAGATCCTCGAACGACTCGTCGACACCGGTCAGACCGTGACACGCGGCCAGCCGCTCATGCGTATCGACCCGGCGGATCTGAAACTGGCTTCGCGCGCACGCGACGAGGCCGTTGCCGCCGCAACGGCGCGCGCGCACCAGACTGCACAAGACGAGGCACGTTACCACGCTCTTGTCTCAGCGGGCGCGGTTTCCGCATCGACCTACGACAAAGCCGAGGCTGCCGCCAAGTCGGCAAAAGCCGAGCTCAATGCGGCCAGCGCTTACGCCGACGTCGCGCGCAACGAAACCGGCTACGCTGTTCTGCTTGCCGATGCCGACGGCGTAGTGGTGGAGGCCATGGCGGAGCCGGGACAGGTCGTGGGCGCCGGACAGGTCGTCGTGCGTATCGCGCATGCCGGGCAACGCGAAGCGGTCATCGATCTGCCCGAAACGGTTCGTCCGGCAATCGGATCGATAGGCCGGGCGACGCTGTATGGGGGCGAGCGGGCGGGCTCTGCGCAACTTCGCCAGTTGTCGGATGCCGCAAACGCAAAGACCCGGACGTTCGAGGCACGGTATGTACTGGGCGCGAGTCTGGCAGAGGCGCCGCTCGGCTCGACCGTGTCGGTCCAGATTCCGTCCATCACGTCCACGGCGACACTACGGGTCCCGATCGGCGCGATTTTCGATGCGGGCAATGGTCCCGGCGTGTGGCGGATCGACGGCGAAACGCCTCGCGTCACCTGGCGTGCGGTCGAAGTCTCTCAACTCGGCGCGGAAGCGGCCGCGGTTGTCGGCGAGCTCGCGGCGGGCGACCGCATCGTCGCGCTCGGCGTACATCTGCTGCACGAAGGCGAGTCCGTGCGACTGGCGGGTAGCAGGACCGCAGAGCCATGA